From the Wolbachia endosymbiont (group B) of Protocalliphora azurea genome, one window contains:
- the putA gene encoding bifunctional proline dehydrogenase/L-glutamate gamma-semialdehyde dehydrogenase PutA, with protein MISSIQEPNELRKRLQGFYRTDEKSCVRYLVEKVELSVDSKNRIYNIAKQIVEKIRGSKLGIIDSFIQQYSLSNDEGVALMCLAESLLRIPDDYTIDELIKDKIANQEWNKHLGRSSSLFVNASTWSLIIGSSILRNNEEDSKFYNIISRLLKNLGEPIIRKAVKQAISILGKHFIVGETIEKALESVKSDDYSKYLCSFDMLGESACTVEDAEEYFNLYMHAIKAIGESADINDCFKSQGVSIKLSSLHSRYEFSQFDNMAEELRTKVLELCHEAKKYNISLCIDAEESERLEMSLVLFEQLRLDESLSEWEGLGLAVQAYQKRALSVLDFVEDVAIRSKHKVMVRLVKGAYWDSEIKRTQELGLIGYPVFTRKSHTDVCYLACAQKLLSKENHFYPCFGTHNAYTFATIIELADKNHPGFEFQRLHGMGKSLYDYAISELATSINCRIYAPVGKHSDLLPYLIRRLLENGANSSFVNQVNDSDVKIEELVSDPLEKVKSLEYEPHPSIPLPRDIFGEERKNSLGMDISDSIAVSQFANDVREFSEKKWQVGPIIDGESFLDSAEFTEVVNPAHLENVIGEVSSATSAHALNALEIAHSAFTKWQNVSAEERAKCLEKAADLFEERMKELIYILIVEAGKILSDAIAEVREAIDFLRYYAMIAKNELNDWKKLPGPTGEDNFIFFEGRGVFLCISPWNFPLAIFIGQVSAALAAGNAVLAKPAEQTPIIAYEAVKILHEAGIPKNVLHLIPGDGWYLGKTLVPDNRISGVAFTGSTQTAQIINRMLASRDGPIVPLIAETGGLNAMIVDSSALLEQVTKDVLISAFRSGGQRCSALRVLFIQEDIAEKQVKMICNAAQELKIGDPIQLSTDIGPIIDKASIDMLTKHTEKISRDEDSNLLFKVPMDTNSYNGYFFPPYIYEIQKISQLKQEVFGPILHIIRFNKSQLNEVISDINNTGYGLTFSLQSRVQSQIALISKKISVGNVYINRNQIGAAVGTQPFGGRGLSGTGPKAGGPNYLQRFSIEKVVSVNTTACGGNIKLACLD; from the coding sequence ATGATTAGCTCTATACAAGAACCTAATGAACTCAGAAAACGTTTACAAGGATTTTATCGTACTGATGAAAAAAGCTGTGTACGTTATCTTGTAGAAAAAGTAGAACTTTCGGTTGATTCGAAAAACAGAATTTACAATATTGCAAAACAAATTGTCGAAAAGATTAGAGGTAGTAAATTAGGCATTATAGATTCTTTTATACAACAGTACTCACTTTCTAATGATGAAGGAGTAGCACTAATGTGTCTTGCTGAATCATTACTTAGAATACCAGACGATTACACAATAGATGAATTGATCAAAGATAAAATTGCCAACCAAGAATGGAATAAACACTTGGGGCGTTCCTCTTCATTGTTTGTTAATGCTTCTACATGGAGTTTAATTATAGGAAGCAGTATATTAAGAAACAATGAAGAGGATTCAAAATTCTATAACATAATTTCCAGGTTATTGAAAAATTTAGGAGAGCCAATAATTCGCAAAGCGGTAAAACAAGCAATATCCATTCTTGGCAAGCATTTTATTGTTGGAGAAACTATAGAAAAAGCATTGGAAAGTGTGAAATCAGATGACTACAGTAAGTATTTATGCTCTTTTGATATGCTTGGTGAATCTGCTTGCACAGTTGAGGATGCGGAAGAGTATTTTAATTTATACATGCATGCAATAAAAGCCATAGGTGAATCTGCTGACATAAATGATTGCTTTAAATCTCAGGGGGTTTCAATCAAATTGTCTTCGCTGCACTCACGTTATGAATTTAGCCAATTTGATAATATGGCTGAAGAACTGAGAACTAAAGTACTGGAACTTTGTCATGAAGCAAAAAAGTATAATATTTCATTGTGTATAGATGCAGAAGAATCAGAAAGGCTTGAGATGTCGCTCGTGTTATTTGAACAGTTGCGTCTTGATGAGTCACTTTCTGAGTGGGAAGGGCTTGGTCTAGCTGTGCAAGCGTATCAAAAACGTGCTTTGTCTGTTCTTGATTTTGTTGAAGATGTTGCCATTCGATCAAAGCATAAGGTTATGGTGAGACTTGTGAAAGGAGCATATTGGGACTCGGAAATCAAGCGCACACAAGAATTAGGGTTAATTGGTTATCCGGTGTTTACTAGAAAAAGCCACACAGATGTATGCTACCTTGCCTGTGCGCAGAAACTTTTAAGCAAAGAGAATCACTTTTATCCATGTTTTGGAACTCATAATGCTTATACTTTTGCTACTATAATAGAGCTTGCCGATAAAAATCATCCTGGGTTTGAGTTTCAGCGCTTACATGGAATGGGTAAAAGTTTGTATGATTATGCAATTTCAGAACTTGCAACAAGCATCAATTGTCGTATATATGCACCAGTTGGTAAACATAGTGATTTATTGCCATACCTTATTAGGCGTCTTCTTGAAAATGGAGCTAATAGCTCGTTTGTCAATCAAGTAAATGATTCTGACGTTAAAATTGAAGAATTAGTCTCAGATCCATTAGAAAAAGTAAAAAGCTTAGAATATGAGCCTCATCCAAGCATTCCGTTGCCACGAGATATTTTTGGAGAGGAAAGAAAAAACTCCTTGGGAATGGATATTAGCGATTCAATTGCAGTTTCACAATTTGCAAATGATGTAAGGGAATTTAGTGAAAAGAAATGGCAGGTTGGCCCAATAATTGATGGAGAGTCGTTTCTTGACAGTGCGGAATTTACCGAAGTAGTGAATCCTGCACATTTGGAAAATGTAATTGGGGAAGTGTCAAGTGCAACAAGTGCTCATGCTTTAAATGCTCTTGAAATAGCACATAGTGCTTTTACTAAGTGGCAGAATGTTTCAGCAGAAGAGCGCGCTAAATGCCTTGAAAAAGCTGCAGATTTGTTTGAGGAAAGGATGAAAGAGTTAATTTATATTCTGATTGTAGAAGCAGGAAAAATTTTATCCGATGCAATAGCAGAAGTAAGAGAGGCAATCGACTTTTTGCGCTATTATGCAATGATAGCAAAAAATGAACTGAATGACTGGAAAAAATTGCCAGGTCCAACAGGTGAAGATAACTTCATCTTTTTTGAAGGCAGAGGAGTTTTCTTATGCATATCACCGTGGAATTTTCCACTCGCTATCTTCATTGGACAGGTTTCAGCTGCACTTGCAGCAGGTAATGCAGTGCTGGCAAAACCGGCAGAGCAAACGCCGATTATTGCCTATGAAGCCGTTAAGATACTACACGAAGCTGGAATACCAAAAAATGTGCTACACCTTATTCCAGGGGATGGTTGGTATTTAGGTAAAACATTAGTACCAGATAATAGAATTTCCGGTGTAGCTTTTACTGGTTCAACACAAACTGCTCAAATAATTAATCGAATGCTTGCTAGTAGAGATGGTCCTATTGTGCCACTTATCGCTGAGACTGGTGGATTAAATGCTATGATTGTTGATAGTTCTGCTCTTTTAGAGCAGGTAACTAAGGATGTTTTAATTTCTGCATTTCGCAGTGGCGGTCAACGTTGTTCTGCTCTCAGAGTGCTATTTATTCAAGAAGATATAGCAGAAAAACAGGTAAAAATGATATGCAATGCAGCTCAAGAACTAAAGATAGGTGACCCAATACAACTGAGCACAGATATTGGTCCAATAATTGACAAAGCATCTATTGATATGCTCACTAAACATACGGAAAAAATATCAAGGGATGAAGATTCAAACCTTTTGTTCAAGGTACCAATGGATACAAATTCTTATAATGGTTATTTCTTTCCTCCGTACATTTATGAGATACAAAAAATTTCGCAATTAAAGCAAGAAGTGTTTGGGCCTATTTTACATATCATACGTTTTAATAAGTCGCAGTTAAATGAAGTTATAAGTGATATAAACAATACAGGATATGGACTTACGTTTTCTTTGCAAAGCCGTGTACAAAGTCAGATCGCTTTAATAAGCAAGAAAATATCAGTTGGAAATGTATACATCAATCGCAATCAAATAGGTGCAGCAGTTGGAACACAACCATTTGGCGGTAGAGGACTGTCAGGTACCGGACCAAAAGCTGGTGGTCCTAATTATCTGCAACGTTTTTCTATAGAAAAGGTTGTAAGTGTAAACACTACAGCATGTGGCGGTAACATTAAACTTGCGTGTTTGGATTGA
- a CDS encoding protocatechuate 3,4-dioxygenase yields the protein MNVKNILLAFLVQLIFDLSLFAADPILLNCIETPGIYDLETRPKSFNSSNNLRRKPGSPNNAAGELINVVGRVTDVNCLPIQNAVVSIWHADSLGMSYYDENVELDPNFAGSGRFVVNNLGYYNFITIVPGKIGDRAPHINFLVQHPDFPEFTTQMFFADHNCDNCDDLLLGNLIESGLASLLIATFTYNNQAMKTYTFNITLGGHNKFSDKR from the coding sequence ATGAATGTAAAAAATATCTTATTAGCGTTTTTAGTACAACTTATATTCGATTTGTCATTATTTGCGGCTGATCCTATTTTGCTTAATTGTATTGAAACTCCAGGGATTTATGATCTTGAAACAAGGCCAAAAAGCTTTAACTCTTCAAATAATTTAAGAAGAAAACCTGGCTCTCCAAATAATGCAGCAGGAGAATTAATAAATGTAGTGGGTAGAGTTACTGATGTAAATTGCTTGCCGATACAAAATGCTGTGGTTTCTATATGGCACGCAGACTCACTTGGCATGAGCTATTATGATGAAAATGTGGAGCTTGATCCAAATTTTGCTGGATCAGGAAGATTTGTAGTAAATAACCTTGGCTATTATAATTTTATTACAATAGTACCAGGTAAAATTGGTGATAGGGCTCCACACATCAACTTTTTGGTCCAACATCCAGATTTTCCAGAATTCACAACACAAATGTTTTTTGCTGATCATAATTGCGATAACTGTGATGATCTTCTTCTTGGTAATCTTATTGAGAGTGGACTTGCAAGCCTTCTGATAGCAACATTTACTTATAACAATCAGGCCATGAAGACCTACACATTTAATATAACCCTAGGTGGGCATAACAAATTTTCTGATAAAAGATAA
- a CDS encoding leucyl aminopeptidase, giving the protein MKITISKALPDFETLVVGLFEGDKLITNVLQDKQAIDNIKKFSGFNGGFGEFFSVTSSEGKNIIVAGLGMRDEWDESKGLNIGGKIYCELSRLRIKRAAISIEGSTANVAYGAFLRSFKFNKYKTKKDEKITEVEEITLLVKDEQLSSIEKSFERLKHEGEGIFLARAFTTEPPNILYPESYANRIKAELTKLGLEVEVLDKKQMEEKKMGALLGVSQGSSKEPKLVVIKWNGASQEQKPIAFIGKGITFDTGGVSLKPSRGMESMKYDMAGSATVVGVMHTLAGRKAKVNAIGVVALAENAVDGNAQRPSDVVTSMSGQTIEILNTDAEGRLILADALWYTQDRFAPKFMIDLATLTGAIVVALGSNEYAGLFSNNDELANHLIDVGNEVNEKLWRFPMNETYNKIIDSPIADVQNIAPAGSGGDSIMAAQFLQRFVNDTCWAHLDIAGTAWHEKGTDISPRGAVGFGVRLLNKLVEKYYEINN; this is encoded by the coding sequence ATGAAGATAACAATTTCTAAAGCTTTACCCGATTTTGAGACGCTAGTGGTAGGTTTGTTTGAGGGTGATAAGCTCATAACTAATGTTCTACAAGATAAGCAAGCTATAGATAACATCAAGAAATTTAGTGGTTTTAATGGAGGTTTTGGTGAATTTTTCTCCGTTACTTCATCAGAGGGAAAAAATATTATAGTTGCTGGTCTTGGAATGAGAGATGAATGGGATGAAAGCAAAGGATTAAATATTGGTGGTAAAATATATTGTGAGCTAAGCAGATTAAGAATCAAGCGAGCAGCTATTTCAATCGAGGGCAGTACAGCAAATGTTGCATATGGAGCATTTCTGCGCAGTTTCAAGTTTAATAAGTATAAAACTAAAAAGGATGAAAAAATTACAGAAGTAGAGGAAATTACATTATTAGTAAAAGATGAACAGTTAAGTAGCATTGAAAAATCATTTGAGCGTTTAAAACACGAAGGTGAAGGTATCTTTCTTGCACGTGCTTTTACTACTGAGCCACCTAATATTTTATATCCAGAGTCTTACGCTAATCGTATAAAAGCTGAACTTACTAAACTTGGTCTTGAGGTTGAAGTGCTTGATAAAAAGCAAATGGAAGAGAAAAAAATGGGAGCCCTGCTTGGAGTATCACAAGGAAGTAGTAAAGAGCCAAAGTTAGTGGTGATAAAATGGAATGGGGCTTCTCAAGAACAAAAACCAATAGCTTTTATAGGCAAGGGTATAACGTTTGACACTGGTGGAGTGTCACTTAAACCCTCACGCGGTATGGAGTCAATGAAATATGACATGGCAGGTTCTGCTACTGTAGTTGGAGTGATGCATACTCTAGCTGGGCGAAAAGCAAAAGTAAATGCAATTGGTGTGGTTGCACTTGCAGAAAATGCAGTGGATGGTAATGCTCAAAGACCGAGCGATGTAGTCACTTCAATGTCTGGACAAACAATAGAAATATTAAATACCGATGCAGAGGGAAGACTAATACTTGCGGATGCTTTATGGTATACACAAGATAGATTTGCACCGAAATTTATGATCGACCTTGCAACTTTAACTGGTGCTATAGTGGTTGCACTGGGAAGTAATGAATATGCTGGTCTTTTTTCAAATAACGATGAATTAGCGAATCATCTGATTGATGTAGGAAATGAAGTAAATGAGAAATTATGGCGTTTTCCTATGAATGAAACTTATAACAAAATTATTGATTCGCCGATTGCTGATGTGCAAAATATAGCTCCTGCAGGTTCTGGTGGAGATAGTATAATGGCTGCACAGTTTCTACAGCGTTTTGTAAACGACACTTGTTGGGCACATTTAGACATTGCAGGCACTGCTTGGCACGAAAAAGGCACTGATATTTCTCCAAGAGGGGCAGTAGGTTTCGGTGTAAGGTTGCTAAATAAGTTGGTTGAGAAGTACTATGAGATTAATAATTAA
- the nuoH gene encoding NADH-quinone oxidoreductase subunit NuoH produces the protein MYLIFDILFLLIPLLLSVAYLVYFERKVIGAIQLRHGPSVVGPFGLLQPFADAIKLIIKEPIIPFRANTILFIMAPMLTFILALISWAVIPFGAEIITENGQQVIIPKVISNINVGVLYVLAISSLGIYGIIIAGWSSNSNYAFLGAIRSAAQMISYEVSIGLIVATVVITTGTLNLAEMVVAKHNMPFWIDLLMMPIGIIFFISLLAETNRHPFDLPEAEAELVSGYNVEYSSMPFALFFLGEYANMILASAVMTIFFLGGWYPPLELSLLYKIPGLIWFVLKIVLLLFIFIWIRATIPRYRYDQLMRLGWKVFLPISVLWVILISGVLLFTGNLPGSNV, from the coding sequence ATGTACTTGATATTTGATATTCTTTTTCTTCTTATTCCACTTTTGCTTTCAGTAGCATATTTAGTGTACTTTGAGCGTAAAGTTATTGGTGCAATTCAACTAAGGCATGGTCCAAGTGTAGTAGGGCCATTTGGGCTACTACAGCCATTTGCAGATGCTATCAAATTGATAATTAAAGAGCCGATAATACCATTTAGAGCAAACACCATACTGTTTATTATGGCTCCAATGCTCACCTTTATTTTAGCATTAATTTCCTGGGCAGTTATACCATTTGGAGCTGAAATAATTACAGAAAATGGACAGCAGGTAATAATCCCTAAGGTAATATCAAATATTAATGTTGGAGTGCTTTATGTGCTAGCTATATCCTCTTTGGGAATATATGGCATTATTATTGCAGGCTGGTCTAGTAATTCTAATTATGCATTTCTTGGCGCTATAAGGTCAGCTGCTCAAATGATTTCATATGAAGTTTCAATAGGTCTAATAGTTGCTACAGTTGTTATTACAACTGGTACGTTGAATCTTGCAGAGATGGTGGTAGCGAAACATAATATGCCATTTTGGATTGATTTGCTGATGATGCCTATAGGAATAATATTTTTTATTTCTTTGCTTGCAGAAACTAACCGTCACCCATTTGACTTACCAGAAGCTGAAGCAGAGCTTGTCTCTGGGTATAACGTCGAATATTCATCAATGCCTTTTGCTCTCTTTTTTCTAGGAGAGTATGCAAATATGATTTTAGCAAGCGCTGTGATGACAATATTCTTTCTAGGAGGGTGGTATCCTCCACTAGAGCTTAGTTTACTATATAAAATTCCAGGTTTGATTTGGTTCGTTTTGAAGATAGTTTTATTATTGTTCATATTTATTTGGATCAGGGCAACAATACCCCGTTACAGATATGACCAACTAATGCGTCTTGGTTGGAAAGTGTTTCTACCGATATCAGTGCTTTGGGTAATACTCATTTCAGGAGTGTTGCTTTTTACTGGGAACTTGCCTGGGTCCAATGTTTAA
- the hemB gene encoding porphobilinogen synthase translates to MFNFPNIRLRRRRSGKWIRNLTSEITLSVNDLIFPLFVHDGEETIEPISGLPDIKCYSIDGLISIVQKAKDSGINAVAIFPVVDSKLKSEKAEEAYNPDNLICKAIHAVKSKVLDIGIIADIALDPYTTHGHDGILKDGKMDVENDETVSILCKQALVLAKAGCDIVAPSDMMDGRIGKIRKTLDDNNFQNVSILSYAVKYCSSFYAPFRQVVGSCASSNFIDKSGYQMDYRNAREAICEIEMDINEGADFIMIKPGMPYLDIIKTASDKFNFPIFAYQVSGEYAMIKAAANNGWLDYNRVIYESLIGFKRAGASAIFTYAALDVAKNLVST, encoded by the coding sequence ATGTTTAACTTTCCAAACATAAGATTAAGACGCAGGCGCTCAGGCAAGTGGATTCGCAATTTAACAAGTGAAATCACTTTATCAGTAAATGATTTGATTTTTCCCTTATTTGTTCATGACGGAGAAGAAACAATTGAGCCAATTTCTGGCTTACCTGATATCAAATGTTATTCAATAGATGGATTAATTTCTATAGTTCAGAAAGCTAAGGACTCGGGGATTAATGCTGTTGCAATTTTTCCTGTAGTTGATAGTAAACTAAAATCTGAAAAAGCTGAGGAAGCATATAATCCTGATAATTTAATCTGCAAAGCAATTCATGCTGTAAAATCGAAGGTACTTGATATTGGCATTATTGCAGACATTGCACTAGATCCATACACTACTCACGGTCATGATGGCATTTTAAAAGACGGCAAGATGGATGTGGAAAATGATGAAACTGTGTCAATATTGTGTAAGCAAGCGCTTGTTTTAGCAAAAGCAGGATGCGATATAGTTGCTCCTTCTGATATGATGGATGGCAGGATAGGAAAAATAAGAAAAACATTGGATGATAATAACTTTCAGAATGTGTCAATATTGTCCTATGCAGTAAAGTACTGTTCTAGCTTCTATGCGCCATTCAGGCAAGTTGTCGGTTCGTGCGCATCATCAAATTTCATCGACAAAAGTGGTTATCAAATGGATTATCGAAATGCACGCGAAGCAATCTGCGAAATTGAAATGGATATAAATGAAGGTGCAGATTTTATTATGATAAAGCCGGGTATGCCATACTTAGATATAATAAAAACAGCAAGTGACAAGTTCAATTTTCCGATTTTTGCTTACCAAGTAAGCGGTGAATACGCAATGATAAAAGCTGCAGCAAATAATGGCTGGTTGGATTATAACAGAGTGATTTATGAGTCCTTAATTGGTTTTAAACGTGCAGGTGCAAGTGCAATATTTACCTATGCTGCACTTGATGTTGCAAAAAATTTGGTATCTACTTAG
- a CDS encoding IS630 family transposase (programmed frameshift): MALRSKLLDEKVVNLAKEMLKKVRNNAYVSKKLQAVIAGKESSISAVARICKISRTALTEWIKHLKFGRVERLFAPSQRRRKSKLKKNQREQIEIWVERNPNITIKEVQIKISEEFGLNISKSTVHREIQRMKFSYITPRPMHHKQDKNKQEEFKKYFNKIVNSHPEKEVFFDESRFGTHSKIGHGWFKKGVRTQVKMKIGRQNFYIYSAVNPRSGKKISLLAPYVNTDCMNIFLEQMSKDLGTKKAFLVMDCASWHRSKSLKFQENITIIYLPPYSPELNPVERLWQYIKYNTLRNRVYDTIGLLADVLCNFIVSISSTTIKRVCNVSYLFD; encoded by the exons ATGGCATTAAGGTCAAAACTATTAGACGAAAAAGTTGTAAATTTGGCGAAAGAAATGTTAAAAAAGGTCAGAAATAACGCATATGTTTCAAAAAAGTTACAAGCGGTGATAGCAGGAAAAGAAAGTAGTATAAGCGCTGTGGCAAGAATATGTAAAATTTCAAGGACTGCTTTGACTGAATGGATAAAGCATCTAAAATTTGGTAGAGTAGAAAGATTATTTGCCCCGTCTCAGCGGCGAAGAAAAAGCAAATTAAAGAAAAATCAACGTGAGCAAATTGAAATATGGGTAGAAAGAAATCCAAATATTACTATTAAGGAAGTGCAGATAAAAATCTCAGAGGAATTTGGCCTAAACATTAGCAAATCAACAGTGCACCGTGAGATACAAAGGATGAAATTTTCTTATATAACACCGAGGCCAATGCACCATAAACAAGATAAAAACAAGCAAGAAGAGTTTAAAAAATACTTCAATAAAATAGTCAATTCCCACCCTGAAAAAGAGGTG TTTTTTGATGAATCACGATTTGGAACTCATTCAAAAATCGGACACGGATGGTTTAAAAAAGGGGTCAGAACGCAGGTTAAAATGAAAATTGGTAGACAAAATTTCTATATCTACAGTGCGGTAAATCCAAGAAGTGGTAAGAAAATCAGCCTACTTGCTCCATATGTAAACACTGATTGTATGAATATATTTCTGGAGCAGATGTCGAAAGATTTAGGCACGAAAAAAGCCTTTCTTGTAATGGATTGTGCAAGTTGGCATAGATCAAAAAGTTTGAAATTTCAGGAAAACATTACCATTATATACTTGCCTCCTTATTCACCGGAACTGAATCCTGTTGAGAGGTTGTGGCAATATATCAAATACAATACTTTACGTAACAGAGTCTACGATACCATAGGCTTACTTGCAGATGTTCTGTGTAATTTTATTGTCAGTATTTCCAGCACTACTATTAAACGAGTTTGTAATGTTTCTTATTTGTTCGATTAG
- a CDS encoding glycine--tRNA ligase subunit alpha, which translates to MNLQDIIKGLQDFWADEGCTILHPYTSEVGAGTLHPATIMSAIDEKSTKIVYLQPVIRPADGRYGDNPNRLYQHHQYQVIIKPSGSNLQDIYLNSLKALGVSTKEYDIKFIEDDWENPSVGASGLGWEVTCNGMEVTQLTYIQQVGGIDCRIIPGEVAYGLERLAMCIQGVDNVYDIMWNDNGVTYGDIFKQREREFSYLALDYYDTKVVQQQFEDTEKLCKFLVEKELPIAAYDQCIKTSHLLNLLDARGVLGVNERTAYIGRVRELTKKCCELYRAK; encoded by the coding sequence GTGAATCTACAGGATATAATAAAGGGATTACAAGATTTTTGGGCAGATGAAGGGTGTACTATACTTCATCCATATACGTCTGAAGTTGGAGCTGGAACACTACATCCCGCAACAATCATGTCAGCGATTGACGAAAAATCAACAAAAATTGTGTATCTACAACCAGTAATCAGACCTGCAGACGGACGCTATGGCGACAACCCTAATCGTTTATATCAGCATCATCAATACCAAGTTATAATAAAACCATCTGGCAGCAATTTGCAAGATATTTACTTAAATAGCTTAAAAGCTCTTGGTGTATCGACAAAAGAATATGATATTAAGTTTATTGAAGATGATTGGGAAAACCCAAGTGTTGGCGCATCCGGTCTTGGTTGGGAGGTTACATGCAACGGAATGGAAGTAACACAACTTACTTATATACAGCAAGTGGGAGGTATTGACTGCAGAATAATTCCTGGTGAAGTAGCATATGGGTTAGAGCGTTTAGCAATGTGCATACAGGGTGTAGATAATGTTTACGACATAATGTGGAACGATAATGGTGTAACTTATGGAGATATTTTTAAACAAAGAGAGCGAGAGTTTTCTTACCTGGCACTTGATTATTATGATACTAAAGTAGTACAACAGCAGTTTGAGGATACAGAAAAACTGTGTAAATTCCTTGTTGAAAAAGAATTGCCGATAGCAGCTTATGACCAATGTATTAAAACGAGCCATCTACTTAATCTACTTGATGCAAGAGGTGTGCTTGGTGTGAATGAACGTACAGCCTATATTGGTAGAGTGAGAGAGTTAACAAAAAAATGCTGTGAATTATATAGAGCAAAGTAG